The genomic region AATCAACAAAAAAGGAGATGTGAGAGTTGAAAAATAAATATTTATTTACTTCTGAATCCGTAACCGAAGGACATCCGGATAAGATTGCTGATCAAATTTCTGATGCTATACTGGATGCCATCTACCAAGAAGATGCCTTTGGAAGAGTAGCAGTAGAAACTTTAGTAGCCACCGGATTGGTTTTGGTTGCCGGACAGATTACTACTTCCTGTTATGTGGATATTCCCAAAATAGTACGTAAAACTATCCGCGAGATAGGTTATACCAGGGCTAAATATGGATTTGATGGTGATACTTGTGCAGTATTAACCTCTATTGATGAACAATCTAAAGATATTGATCAGGGAGTGAGTAAATCATGGGAAGTAAAAGAAGTGGAGAAAAATAAAAATAACGTAGAAACTACCGGGGCGGGTGATCAAGGAATGATGTTTGGTTATGCTTGCAGAGAAACTCCCGAATTGATGCCCCTTCCTATAATATTAGCTCATAAATTAACTTATCGGCTGGCAGAAGCAAGAAAAAAGAAGATCCTTCCTTATCTTAGACCCGATGGAAAGTCTCAAGTAACAGTTGAATATGAAAATGGAGAACCACTAAGAGTAGAGGCGATAGTCATTGCAGCCCAGCATCATCCGGATGTTCCCTATGATACTATTCAGAAAGATATTAAGGAAAAAGTGATCAATTATGTTATTCCTCAAAAATATCTCGACCAACATACTAAATATTTTATTAATGCTACCGGAAGATTTGCTATTGGTGGTCCTCAAGCAGATACCGGTGTAACG from Candidatus Atribacteria bacterium harbors:
- a CDS encoding methionine adenosyltransferase, with translation MKNKYLFTSESVTEGHPDKIADQISDAILDAIYQEDAFGRVAVETLVATGLVLVAGQITTSCYVDIPKIVRKTIREIGYTRAKYGFDGDTCAVLTSIDEQSKDIDQGVSKSWEVKEVEKNKNNVETTGAGDQGMMFGYACRETPELMPLPIILAHKLTYRLAEARKKKILPYLRPDGKSQVTVEYENGEPLRVEAIVIAAQHHPDVPYDTIQKDIKEKVINYVIPQKYLDQHTKYFINATGRFAIGGPQADTGVTGRKIIVDTYGGVGSHGGGCFSGKDPTKVDRSGSYMARYIAKNIVAAELADKCEIQIAYAIGVAHPVSIMIDTFGTEKIAHSKILELIEKNFDLRPEAIIRHLKLRRPIFRKTAAYGHFGRSDEDFTWEKTDKAEKLKEKSGLK